The proteins below come from a single Zea mays cultivar B73 chromosome 8, Zm-B73-REFERENCE-NAM-5.0, whole genome shotgun sequence genomic window:
- the LOC107546754 gene encoding uncharacterized protein LOC107546754, with protein sequence MKRTRAQQSKAEEPQDPSAAAAANPNPNPKPQQRRAKQPRQPKAGARARPAAANAAPSSPGPETAPAVPDARAVDCWDLDAGLSAAAAWWTWGVDEDKLLGWFPFVEEDFRCAGAGARSCEAEAEAAAFDHDIWSIW encoded by the coding sequence ATGAAGCGAACCAGAGCGCAGCAGTCCAAGGCGGAGGAGCCGCAGGacccctccgccgccgccgcggccaaCCCAAACCCAAACCCCAAGCCGCAGCAGCGCCGGGCCAAGCAGCCGAGGCAGCCCAAGGCAGGCGCCAGGGCGAGGCCCGCCGCGGCAAATGCCGCGCCTTCTTCGCCCGGGCCGGAGACGGCGCCGGCCGTGCCGGACGCGCGCGCCGTGGACTGCTGGGACCTCGACGCCGGGCTGAGCGCGGCGGCGGCCTGGTGGACGTGGGGCGTCGACGAGGACAAGCTGCTCGGCTGGTTCCccttcgtggaggaggacttccggtgcgccggcgccggcgcccgctcctgcgaggccgaggccgaggcggctGCGTTCGACCACGACATTTGGAGCATCTGGTGA